In Kitasatospora sp. NA04385, a single genomic region encodes these proteins:
- a CDS encoding aldo/keto reductase translates to MRKRTIGTDPRTRREVSVLSLGAMLFGTLTDEATSFAVLDRFVEAGGTFIDTSNNYAYWHDGGQGGISENVLGRWRASRGITDEVVIATKLGARPKAPGTGFVENGEGLSAEVIRASSEASRKRLGVEKLDLLYAHIEDTKVPLAETVHAFGELVDEGTVGLLGVSNHWSWRVERARNIAERAGLPGYEVLQYGHSYLRRRADLPGFLSADGDQAAVHGDLISYLKENPELTMVAYSPLLGGGYVREDKPLGPSFDHAGTAPRLAALEAVAAETGATRNQVVLAWLLGGELPVIPLVGASSVAQLDESLAALDLELTAEQRALLDGAR, encoded by the coding sequence ATGCGCAAGCGCACCATCGGAACCGACCCGCGCACCCGTCGCGAGGTCAGCGTGCTCAGCCTCGGGGCGATGCTGTTCGGCACGCTCACCGACGAAGCCACCTCCTTCGCCGTGCTGGACCGCTTCGTCGAGGCGGGCGGCACCTTCATCGACACCTCCAACAACTACGCGTACTGGCACGACGGCGGCCAGGGCGGCATCAGCGAGAACGTGCTCGGCCGGTGGCGGGCCAGCCGCGGGATCACCGACGAGGTGGTGATCGCGACCAAGCTCGGCGCCCGTCCGAAGGCCCCCGGCACCGGGTTCGTCGAGAACGGCGAGGGCCTGTCGGCGGAGGTGATCCGGGCCTCCTCGGAGGCCAGCCGCAAGCGCCTGGGCGTGGAGAAGCTCGACCTGCTGTACGCGCACATCGAGGACACGAAGGTCCCGCTGGCCGAGACGGTGCACGCGTTCGGCGAGCTCGTCGACGAGGGGACGGTCGGCCTGCTCGGCGTCTCCAACCACTGGTCCTGGCGGGTCGAGCGGGCCCGGAACATCGCCGAGCGGGCCGGGCTCCCCGGCTACGAGGTGCTCCAGTACGGCCACAGCTACCTGCGCCGCCGCGCCGACCTGCCCGGCTTCCTCTCCGCCGACGGCGACCAGGCCGCCGTGCACGGCGACCTGATCTCCTACCTCAAGGAGAACCCGGAGCTGACCATGGTCGCCTACTCCCCGCTGCTCGGCGGCGGCTACGTCCGGGAGGACAAGCCGCTCGGCCCGTCCTTCGACCACGCCGGCACCGCGCCTCGCCTCGCCGCGCTCGAAGCCGTCGCCGCGGAGACCGGCGCCACCCGCAACCAGGTCGTGCTGGCCTGGCTGCTCGGCGGCGAACTGCCGGTCATCCCCCTGGTCGGCGCCTCCTCGGTGGCCCAGCTGGACGAGAGCCTGGCCGCGCTGGACCTGGAACTGACCGCCGAGCAGCGCGCGTTGCTGGACGGAGCCCGGTAG
- a CDS encoding ABC-F family ATP-binding cassette domain-containing protein: MAVNLATIESVTKVYGTRALLDGVSLGVSEGDRIGVVGRNGDGKTTLIRMLAKLEEPDTGRITHSGGLQLAVLTQHDSLDPEATIRHEVIAGRADHEWLGDARIRDIVQGLFGGLDLPGFPNGLDTVIGPLSGGERRRIALAKLLLGEPDLVVLDEPTNHLDVEGIAWLAKHLQNRRSALVCVTHDRWFLDQVCTRMWDVQRGEVREYEGGYSDYVFARAERSRIEATEEQKRQNLARKELAWLRRGAPARTSKPRYRIEAANALIADVPEPRDKSELMKFANARLGRTVFDLEDVTVKAGDKLLLERLTWQLGPGDRIGLLGVNGAGKTSLLRAMQAAYATEGDVQPAGGVIKVGKTVRLAYLSQEVAELDPATRVLQAVEQVRGRVDLGKGREMSAGQLCEQFGFGKDKQWTPVGDLSGGERRRLQLLRLLMDEPNVLFLDEPTNDLDIETLNQLEDVLDGWPGSMVVISHDRFFIERTTDTAYALLGDRRMRMLPGGVDEYLERRTAMAEAAAASAAVQAPAPAETSGLSGGDLRAAKKELQKLERQIAKLDEQESKLHAQLAEHAADFSKVAELDAKLRKVREEKEELELSWLELAEQV, translated from the coding sequence GTGGCCGTCAACCTCGCCACCATCGAGTCCGTCACCAAGGTGTACGGCACCAGGGCCCTGCTGGACGGGGTGAGCCTCGGCGTCAGCGAGGGCGACCGGATCGGTGTGGTGGGCCGCAACGGTGACGGCAAGACGACGCTGATCCGGATGCTCGCCAAGCTGGAGGAGCCCGACACCGGGCGGATCACCCACTCCGGCGGGCTCCAGCTGGCGGTGCTGACCCAGCACGACTCGCTGGACCCGGAGGCCACCATCCGGCACGAGGTGATCGCCGGCCGGGCCGACCACGAGTGGCTCGGCGACGCCCGCATCCGCGACATCGTCCAGGGCCTGTTCGGCGGCCTCGACCTGCCGGGCTTCCCGAACGGCCTGGACACCGTGATCGGCCCGCTCTCCGGCGGCGAGCGCCGCCGGATCGCGCTGGCCAAGCTGCTGCTCGGCGAGCCCGACCTGGTCGTGCTGGACGAGCCCACCAACCACCTCGACGTCGAGGGCATCGCCTGGCTGGCCAAGCACCTGCAGAACCGCCGCTCCGCGCTGGTCTGCGTCACCCACGACCGCTGGTTCCTGGACCAGGTCTGCACCCGGATGTGGGACGTCCAGCGCGGCGAGGTCCGCGAGTACGAGGGCGGCTACTCGGACTACGTGTTCGCCCGCGCCGAGCGCTCCCGGATCGAGGCCACCGAGGAGCAGAAGCGGCAGAACCTGGCCCGCAAGGAGCTGGCCTGGCTGCGCCGCGGCGCCCCCGCCCGCACCTCCAAGCCGCGCTACCGGATCGAGGCCGCCAACGCCCTGATCGCGGACGTGCCGGAGCCGCGCGACAAGTCCGAGCTGATGAAGTTCGCCAACGCCCGCCTGGGCCGCACCGTCTTCGACCTGGAGGACGTGACCGTCAAGGCGGGCGACAAGCTGCTGCTGGAGCGGCTGACCTGGCAGCTCGGCCCGGGCGACCGGATCGGCCTGCTGGGCGTCAACGGCGCGGGCAAGACCTCGCTGCTGCGGGCGATGCAGGCCGCGTACGCCACCGAGGGCGACGTGCAGCCGGCCGGCGGCGTGATCAAGGTGGGCAAGACCGTCCGCCTCGCGTACCTCTCGCAGGAGGTCGCCGAGCTGGACCCGGCCACCCGGGTGCTGCAGGCCGTCGAGCAGGTCCGCGGCCGGGTCGACCTGGGCAAGGGCCGGGAGATGAGCGCCGGGCAGCTGTGCGAGCAGTTCGGCTTCGGCAAGGACAAGCAGTGGACGCCGGTCGGCGACCTGTCCGGCGGCGAGCGGCGCCGGCTCCAGCTGCTGCGGCTGCTGATGGACGAGCCGAACGTGCTGTTCCTCGACGAGCCCACCAACGACCTCGACATCGAGACGCTCAACCAGCTGGAGGACGTGCTCGACGGCTGGCCCGGCTCGATGGTGGTGATCAGCCACGACCGGTTCTTCATCGAGCGCACCACCGACACCGCGTACGCGCTGCTCGGCGACCGCCGGATGCGGATGCTGCCGGGCGGCGTCGACGAGTACCTGGAGCGCCGCACCGCGATGGCGGAGGCCGCCGCCGCGAGCGCCGCCGTACAGGCCCCGGCCCCCGCCGAGACCTCCGGGCTGTCCGGGGGCGACCTGCGGGCGGCCAAGAAGGAGCTGCAGAAGCTGGAGCGGCAGATCGCCAAGCTGGACGAGCAGGAGTCCAAGCTGCACGCCCAACTGGCCGAGCACGCCGCCGACTTCTCCAAGGTCGCCGAGCTGGACGCGAAGCTGCGCAAGGTCCGCGAGGAGAAGGAGGAGCTGGAGCTGAGCTGGCTGGAGCTGGCCGAGCAGGTCTGA
- a CDS encoding FUSC family protein, which yields MSAPGRSPASGDPSAWWALALRPTRPVVPRALVVRAALGMAVPLGAGLVCGRLALGVFAALGAMHATMNDRVEPLRLRAPRIALALAASTAGMLIGAELQYRGAGGLEIGVALTLVGFAGGALSATGPRGSAAGMLLLVSASLGGGMALPHPWWAAPAMMPCGAALVLLMGVRYRTDLRTDPRTVALAEVYLALGGLLAALGTPDGAAARRLLTGRLNQMQDLLPPPRPGRREPEKVRRLRRSYEAALGATEAAAGLLWAWRPVPPELAAFPARLAAQITGGPEPGYPDWRPDTPSRTAFDTALRAAADTVAGRWAPLDTAAPPPPDPWRLRVRLLSRGSVRYGLRVALCVAVAEAAVNLLPLDRSYWVPMTVAFVLKPDLGSVFQRAVSRALGTVLGIAVTAVLLALTTDPWALSLAISLCVALLPYSTAAHYGLNTIVMTPVALLLVQLGGESGAAEFWPRVLDTALASGIVLVFGYLLWPERPPHRIEPGIVTAATTVRRYLASVVAGRSAPVAEVWLRRTAYRALADARRQVDLGLAEPPPAGRLAERWMPTTAALERLSGAVAAYAAQLRYGGREPEPEVIERVLRSLDRITAAARDYRPPTGRIARPTEPHDPARSALARAADELDLLLDG from the coding sequence GTGTCAGCCCCCGGCCGCAGCCCCGCTTCCGGCGACCCCTCCGCCTGGTGGGCGCTGGCCCTGCGGCCGACCAGGCCGGTGGTGCCGCGGGCGCTGGTGGTGCGGGCGGCGCTGGGGATGGCGGTGCCGCTCGGGGCGGGGCTGGTGTGCGGGCGGCTGGCGCTGGGGGTGTTCGCGGCGCTGGGCGCGATGCACGCGACGATGAACGACCGGGTGGAGCCGCTGCGGCTGCGGGCGCCGCGGATCGCGCTGGCGCTGGCCGCGTCGACGGCCGGCATGCTGATCGGCGCGGAGCTGCAGTACCGGGGCGCGGGCGGGCTGGAGATCGGGGTGGCGCTGACCCTGGTGGGCTTCGCGGGCGGGGCGCTGTCGGCGACCGGGCCGCGCGGCTCGGCGGCCGGGATGCTGCTGCTGGTGTCGGCCTCGCTGGGCGGCGGGATGGCGCTGCCGCACCCGTGGTGGGCGGCGCCCGCGATGATGCCGTGCGGCGCGGCGCTGGTGCTGCTGATGGGGGTGCGCTACCGCACCGACCTGCGCACCGATCCGCGCACGGTGGCCCTGGCGGAGGTCTACCTGGCGCTCGGCGGCCTGCTCGCCGCCCTCGGCACCCCGGACGGCGCGGCCGCCCGCCGGCTGCTCACCGGCCGACTCAACCAGATGCAGGACCTGCTGCCGCCGCCCCGCCCCGGGCGCCGCGAGCCGGAGAAGGTGCGCCGGCTGCGCCGCTCGTACGAGGCCGCGCTGGGCGCGACCGAGGCGGCGGCGGGGCTGCTGTGGGCGTGGCGGCCGGTGCCGCCGGAGCTGGCGGCGTTCCCGGCCCGGCTGGCCGCGCAGATCACCGGCGGCCCCGAGCCCGGGTACCCCGACTGGCGGCCCGACACCCCGTCCCGGACGGCGTTCGACACCGCGCTGCGGGCCGCCGCCGACACCGTCGCGGGCCGCTGGGCGCCGCTGGACACCGCCGCCCCGCCGCCGCCCGACCCGTGGCGGCTGCGGGTGCGGCTGCTGTCGCGCGGCTCGGTGCGCTACGGGCTGCGGGTGGCGCTGTGCGTGGCGGTCGCCGAGGCGGCGGTCAACCTGCTTCCGCTGGACCGCAGTTACTGGGTGCCGATGACGGTGGCGTTCGTCCTGAAGCCGGACTTGGGCTCGGTGTTCCAGCGGGCGGTCAGCCGGGCGCTGGGCACCGTGCTGGGCATCGCGGTCACCGCGGTGCTGCTGGCGCTGACCACCGACCCCTGGGCGCTGAGCCTGGCCATCTCGCTGTGCGTGGCGCTGCTGCCGTACTCGACGGCCGCGCACTACGGGCTGAACACCATCGTGATGACGCCGGTGGCGCTGCTGCTGGTGCAGCTCGGCGGGGAGAGCGGCGCGGCCGAGTTCTGGCCGCGGGTGCTGGACACCGCGCTGGCCAGCGGCATCGTGCTGGTCTTCGGCTACCTGCTGTGGCCGGAGCGGCCGCCGCACCGGATCGAGCCGGGCATCGTCACCGCCGCCACCACCGTGCGCCGCTACCTGGCCTCGGTGGTGGCCGGGCGCTCCGCGCCGGTCGCCGAGGTGTGGCTGCGCCGCACCGCGTACCGGGCGCTGGCCGACGCCCGCCGGCAGGTGGACCTCGGCCTGGCCGAGCCGCCGCCGGCCGGGCGGCTCGCCGAGCGCTGGATGCCCACCACCGCCGCGCTGGAGCGGCTCTCCGGCGCGGTCGCCGCGTACGCCGCCCAGCTGCGGTACGGCGGGCGGGAGCCCGAGCCGGAGGTGATCGAACGGGTGCTGCGCTCGCTGGACCGGATCACCGCCGCCGCCCGCGACTACCGGCCGCCGACCGGCCGGATCGCCCGGCCGACCGAGCCGCACGACCCGGCCCGCAGCGCGCTGGCCCGGGCCGCCGACGAGCTCGACCTGCTGCTGGACGGCTGA
- a CDS encoding LuxR C-terminal-related transcriptional regulator: protein MSARLVVVDDHRLMAEALGSALQQRGHRVLGIGSPCGSVLELVAGRRPEVCLLGTGGGAEDPFEPLRRLRRERPEIAVVVLGPLGAPGRVAAAFAAGAAGYVRSDERIEVVDRAIARVRVGEVAVAVDVLRAAFEHLLWPAAEPDDEALRLLRLLTRREVQVLARIADGEDTAAIAAAMRIAPSTARTHVQRVLTKLGARSRLEAAALAARTGLLDQLA from the coding sequence ATGAGCGCACGGCTCGTGGTGGTGGACGACCACCGGCTGATGGCCGAGGCGCTGGGGTCCGCCCTGCAGCAGCGCGGGCACCGGGTGCTGGGGATCGGGTCGCCGTGCGGGTCCGTCCTGGAGCTGGTGGCGGGGCGGCGGCCGGAGGTGTGCCTGCTCGGGACGGGCGGCGGCGCGGAGGACCCGTTCGAGCCGCTGCGGCGGCTGCGCCGGGAGCGGCCGGAGATCGCGGTGGTGGTGCTGGGGCCGCTGGGCGCGCCGGGCCGGGTGGCGGCGGCGTTCGCGGCGGGGGCGGCCGGGTACGTGCGCAGCGACGAGCGGATCGAGGTGGTGGACCGGGCGATCGCGCGGGTCCGGGTCGGGGAGGTGGCGGTCGCGGTGGACGTGCTGCGGGCCGCGTTCGAGCACCTGCTGTGGCCGGCCGCCGAGCCGGACGACGAGGCGCTGCGGCTGCTGCGGCTGCTGACCAGGCGGGAGGTCCAGGTGCTGGCCCGGATCGCGGACGGCGAGGACACCGCGGCGATCGCCGCGGCGATGCGGATCGCCCCGTCCACCGCCCGCACGCACGTCCAGCGGGTGCTGACCAAACTGGGCGCGCGCTCCCGGCTGGAGGCCGCCGCACTGGCCGCCCGGACCGGGCTGCTGGACCAACTGGCCTGA
- the galE gene encoding UDP-glucose 4-epimerase GalE: MGKYLVTGGAGYVGSVVAAHLLEAGHRVTVLDDLSTGFAEGVPEGAEFVRGRIQDAAGVLDSSFDAVLHFAASSQGGESVADPEKYWRNNVAGSLELVTAMRKAGVGRLVFSSTAAVYGEPEQVPIKESARTSPTNAYGATKLAVDHLITSEAIAHGLAAVSLRYFNVAGAYGRYGERHEPESHLIPLVFQAALGQRPHIAVFGEDYPTPDGTCIRDYIHIADLAEAHLLALAAARPGEHLICNLGNGTGFSVREVIESVRRVTGREIPVQVADRRPGDPAVLVAAADRAREALGWTPRHPDLDRIVADAWEFTLAHRA; this comes from the coding sequence ATGGGCAAGTACCTGGTCACGGGCGGAGCCGGTTACGTCGGGAGCGTGGTGGCGGCGCACCTGCTGGAGGCGGGCCACCGGGTGACGGTGCTGGACGACCTGTCGACCGGGTTCGCGGAGGGGGTGCCGGAGGGGGCGGAGTTCGTCCGGGGGCGGATCCAGGACGCGGCCGGGGTGCTGGATTCCTCCTTCGACGCGGTGCTGCACTTCGCGGCGTCCTCGCAGGGGGGGGAGTCGGTGGCGGACCCGGAGAAGTACTGGCGCAACAACGTGGCCGGTTCGCTCGAACTGGTGACGGCGATGCGCAAGGCGGGGGTGGGCAGGCTGGTGTTCTCCTCGACGGCGGCGGTGTACGGGGAGCCGGAACAGGTGCCGATCAAGGAGAGTGCGCGGACCTCGCCGACCAACGCCTACGGCGCCACCAAGCTGGCCGTGGACCACCTGATCACCTCCGAGGCGATCGCGCACGGCCTGGCGGCGGTGAGCCTGCGCTACTTCAACGTGGCCGGCGCCTACGGCCGCTACGGCGAGCGGCACGAGCCGGAGTCGCACCTGATCCCGCTGGTCTTCCAGGCCGCGCTCGGGCAGCGCCCGCACATCGCGGTCTTCGGCGAGGACTACCCCACCCCCGACGGCACCTGCATCCGCGACTACATCCACATCGCCGACCTCGCCGAGGCCCACCTGCTGGCGCTGGCCGCCGCCCGGCCCGGCGAGCACCTGATCTGCAACCTCGGCAACGGCACCGGCTTCTCGGTGCGCGAGGTCATCGAGTCCGTCAGGCGCGTCACCGGCCGGGAGATCCCCGTCCAGGTCGCCGACCGCCGCCCGGGCGACCCGGCCGTCCTGGTCGCCGCCGCCGACCGCGCCCGCGAGGCCCTCGGCTGGACCCCGCGCCACCCCGACCTCGACCGGATCGTCGCCGACGCCTGGGAGTTCACCCTCGCCCACCGCGCCTGA